The following are encoded in a window of Sphaeramia orbicularis chromosome 20, fSphaOr1.1, whole genome shotgun sequence genomic DNA:
- the pdcd6 gene encoding programmed cell death protein 6 isoform X1, whose translation MAYHSPYRPPPHISHPPDQGFLWNIFQRVDKDRSGVISDSELQQALSNGTWTPFNPVTVRSIISMFDRENKGGVNFNEFAGVWKYITDWQNIFRTYDRDNSGFIDKNELKQALTGFGEQQRYRLSDQFYGTLIEKFDRQRKGQVAFDDFIQCCIVLQRLTDVFRQYDTDQDGWIQVSYEQYLSMVFNIV comes from the exons ATGGCGTATCACAGTCCGTACAGACCTCCACCGCACATTAGCCACCCTCCGGACCAGGGCTTTCTGTGGAATATTTTCCAGAG GGTTGACAAAGACCGGAGCGGAGTGATATCGGACTCAGAGCTTCAGCAAGCCCTATCGAATG GCACATGGACTCCTTTCAACCCAGTGACGGTCCGCTCCATCATAT CCATGTTTGACAGAGAAAACAAAGGCGGGGTGAACTTCAATGAGTTTGCAGGCGTGTGGAAGTACATCACAGACTGGCAGAACATCTTCAGGACGTACGACAGGGACAACTCTGGTTTCATTGATAAGAATGAGCTTAAACAGGCTCTGACTGGATTTGGTGAGCAGCAAA GATATCGTCTGTCAGATCAGTTCTATGGGACGCTGATAGAGAAGTTCGACCGCCAGAGGAAGGGGCAGGTGGCATTTGATGACTTCATCCAGTGCTGTATTGTACTACAG AGGTTGACTGACGTGTTCAGGCAGTATGATACGGATCAGGATGGCTGGATCCAAGTGTCATATGAACAATATCTATCCATGGTCTTCAATATAGTATAA
- the pdcd6 gene encoding programmed cell death protein 6 isoform X2, whose translation MAYHSPYRPPPHISHPPDQGFLWNIFQRVDKDRSGVISDSELQQALSNGTWTPFNPVTVRSIISMFDRENKGGVNFNEFAGVWKYITDWQNIFRTYDRDNSGFIDKNELKQALTGFGYRLSDQFYGTLIEKFDRQRKGQVAFDDFIQCCIVLQRLTDVFRQYDTDQDGWIQVSYEQYLSMVFNIV comes from the exons ATGGCGTATCACAGTCCGTACAGACCTCCACCGCACATTAGCCACCCTCCGGACCAGGGCTTTCTGTGGAATATTTTCCAGAG GGTTGACAAAGACCGGAGCGGAGTGATATCGGACTCAGAGCTTCAGCAAGCCCTATCGAATG GCACATGGACTCCTTTCAACCCAGTGACGGTCCGCTCCATCATAT CCATGTTTGACAGAGAAAACAAAGGCGGGGTGAACTTCAATGAGTTTGCAGGCGTGTGGAAGTACATCACAGACTGGCAGAACATCTTCAGGACGTACGACAGGGACAACTCTGGTTTCATTGATAAGAATGAGCTTAAACAGGCTCTGACTGGATTTG GATATCGTCTGTCAGATCAGTTCTATGGGACGCTGATAGAGAAGTTCGACCGCCAGAGGAAGGGGCAGGTGGCATTTGATGACTTCATCCAGTGCTGTATTGTACTACAG AGGTTGACTGACGTGTTCAGGCAGTATGATACGGATCAGGATGGCTGGATCCAAGTGTCATATGAACAATATCTATCCATGGTCTTCAATATAGTATAA